The proteins below are encoded in one region of Nitrosomonas ureae:
- a CDS encoding peptidylprolyl isomerase, with protein sequence MGLKKFSQVMIISVWSLVAFSVQAQSSGVVAKVNGVAIPQSRLELMVKANVAQGQQDGPEMRKALRENLIAEEILAQEATKKRLDQDPEVIAQLEIARQAVLVRAFQADYIKNNQVSDDTLRKEYDVLKVQMGDKEYKARHILVENENEARDIIASLKKGGNFAKIAEEKSIDDGSKENGGELNWSPPAAYVRPFSEALVKLSKGGMTEQPVQTSFGWHVIQLMDIRPMEVPPFEEVKQNIQQRVLQREFATVVQDLRSKAKVE encoded by the coding sequence ATGGGTTTAAAGAAATTTTCACAAGTGATGATAATTAGTGTTTGGAGCTTGGTTGCATTTTCGGTTCAGGCTCAATCATCAGGAGTGGTGGCTAAAGTAAATGGTGTGGCAATTCCACAATCTCGCTTGGAATTGATGGTGAAAGCGAATGTAGCACAGGGGCAGCAAGATGGTCCAGAGATGAGAAAGGCTTTGCGTGAGAATCTGATTGCGGAAGAGATCCTCGCACAAGAAGCGACTAAGAAGCGCCTTGACCAAGATCCGGAAGTTATTGCGCAACTTGAGATAGCGCGGCAAGCAGTTTTGGTGAGAGCATTTCAAGCTGATTATATAAAAAATAACCAAGTCAGTGACGATACTTTACGCAAGGAATACGATGTTCTAAAAGTGCAGATGGGAGACAAAGAATATAAAGCTCGTCATATTCTTGTAGAAAATGAAAATGAAGCACGGGATATTATTGCTAGTCTCAAGAAAGGTGGTAATTTTGCCAAAATTGCTGAAGAAAAATCTATCGATGACGGGAGTAAGGAAAATGGCGGAGAATTAAATTGGAGTCCGCCAGCTGCTTATGTCAGACCGTTTTCTGAGGCACTGGTGAAATTGTCGAAAGGTGGAATGACGGAGCAACCAGTACAGACTTCATTTGGGTGGCACGTAATTCAACTGATGGATATACGGCCAATGGAAGTTCCTCCGTTTGAAGAAGTAAAACAAAATATACAGCAGCGCGTATTGCAGCGCGAATTTGCTACAGTAGTGCAAGATTTACGCAGTAAAGCAAAAGTAGAATAA
- a CDS encoding M3 family metallopeptidase: protein MSNPLLDFSGLPRFVEITNEHIAPAIEALLEENRALIEKVRTDVQAPTWQNFVQPMVDASERLSRAWGQVSHLNAVMNTPQLREIYNANLPLITQFYAELSQDVLLFERFKQLRKSSEFSHLTSARKKIIENELRDFRLGGAELPSEKKQRFLQIQKELSNLSSKFNDNLLDATNAYELLIEDVKTVVGIPADVLQTAKELAAADSKVGWKFTLHMPSYLPVMQYADDRNLREKMYRANATRASEFDSPAGSDKDNMLLIKEILKLRQEEAQMLGYENYAEVSLATKMAASPQQVLDFLRELGTKAKQYAERDLQALKQFAAEKLNLPKIEAWDVAYVSEKLREERYNFSDQEVKQYFQEDKVLSGMFGLVEKLYGIQIRPVLASREVQCWHPDVKFFDILDVSGQLIGQFYLDLYARATKRGGAWMDEAVTRRRIDDQQTEKHKIQVPVAYLTCNFSAPVTINGQLRPALFTHNEVIVLFHEFGHGLHHLLTRVEDLGVSGINGVEWDAVELPSQFMENFCWEWDVVSEMTCHIDTGESIPRVLFDNMLKARDFQSGLQMMRQIEFALFDMHVHFDYKPDGNKTVLQLMDEIRNEVAVIIPPDFNRFPNSFAHIFAGGYAAGYYSYKWAEVLSADAYSAFEEVASTGVVNAVTGSHFLEEILAVGGSRPALESFIAFRGREPELDALLRHNGMGMV from the coding sequence ATGTCTAATCCATTGCTTGACTTTTCTGGTCTTCCTCGTTTTGTAGAAATAACAAATGAGCATATTGCGCCAGCCATTGAGGCATTGTTGGAAGAGAATCGTGCTTTAATTGAAAAAGTGCGAACTGATGTTCAAGCGCCTACTTGGCAAAATTTTGTACAGCCAATGGTAGATGCGAGTGAGCGTTTGTCACGTGCTTGGGGTCAGGTGTCGCATTTAAATGCGGTGATGAATACTCCGCAGTTGCGGGAAATATACAATGCCAATTTACCTCTGATTACTCAGTTTTATGCTGAGTTATCTCAGGATGTCCTGTTGTTCGAAAGATTTAAACAATTACGCAAAAGTTCGGAATTCAGCCATTTGACTTCAGCGCGGAAGAAGATCATTGAGAATGAATTGAGAGATTTTCGTTTAGGTGGCGCGGAATTGCCGTCTGAAAAGAAACAGCGGTTCTTGCAGATTCAGAAAGAATTATCAAATTTATCATCAAAATTCAATGACAATTTACTGGATGCGACGAATGCATATGAATTATTGATTGAGGATGTAAAAACCGTAGTGGGTATTCCGGCCGATGTACTGCAAACAGCCAAGGAATTGGCGGCAGCGGACTCCAAGGTCGGTTGGAAGTTTACCTTACATATGCCTTCGTATCTTCCTGTGATGCAATATGCTGATGATCGCAATTTGCGCGAGAAAATGTATCGTGCTAATGCTACGCGAGCGAGTGAATTTGATAGTCCGGCTGGATCGGATAAGGATAATATGCTGCTTATTAAAGAAATATTGAAGTTGCGCCAAGAAGAAGCGCAAATGCTGGGCTATGAAAATTACGCTGAAGTCTCTTTGGCGACAAAAATGGCAGCCTCACCACAACAGGTTCTGGATTTTCTGAGGGAACTGGGGACTAAGGCAAAGCAGTATGCCGAGAGAGATTTGCAAGCACTTAAGCAATTTGCAGCTGAGAAGTTAAATTTGCCAAAAATTGAGGCTTGGGATGTGGCTTATGTCAGCGAAAAATTGCGGGAAGAGCGTTATAATTTTTCAGATCAGGAGGTTAAGCAATATTTTCAAGAAGATAAAGTGCTTTCTGGTATGTTTGGATTGGTGGAAAAACTATATGGGATTCAGATTCGTCCTGTATTGGCTTCGCGTGAAGTTCAGTGTTGGCATCCCGATGTTAAGTTTTTTGATATTCTGGATGTTTCTGGACAACTGATTGGTCAGTTTTATTTGGATCTCTATGCACGAGCCACTAAACGGGGTGGTGCTTGGATGGATGAAGCGGTAACGCGGCGCCGTATTGATGATCAGCAAACAGAGAAGCATAAAATACAAGTGCCGGTCGCATATCTTACGTGTAATTTCTCGGCACCTGTGACAATTAACGGTCAGTTACGTCCTGCATTATTCACGCATAATGAAGTAATTGTGTTATTTCATGAGTTTGGCCATGGCTTACATCATTTACTGACAAGGGTAGAGGATTTGGGTGTGTCGGGCATCAATGGTGTCGAATGGGATGCGGTAGAGTTACCAAGCCAGTTTATGGAGAACTTTTGTTGGGAGTGGGATGTGGTGAGTGAAATGACGTGTCACATTGATACAGGGGAATCCATACCTAGGGTTTTATTTGACAACATGCTGAAAGCAAGGGATTTTCAGAGCGGGTTGCAGATGATGCGGCAAATTGAATTTGCTTTATTTGATATGCATGTGCATTTTGATTATAAACCGGATGGCAACAAGACGGTTTTACAGTTAATGGATGAGATTCGGAATGAGGTGGCAGTGATCATTCCACCTGATTTTAACCGTTTCCCGAATAGCTTTGCGCATATTTTTGCCGGGGGATATGCTGCCGGTTATTATAGTTATAAATGGGCAGAAGTTCTTTCGGCAGATGCTTACAGTGCGTTTGAAGAGGTTGCATCAACTGGTGTAGTTAATGCGGTGACGGGATCGCATTTTCTCGAAGAAATTCTTGCAGTGGGGGGTAGTCGTCCGGCATTAGAATCATTTATAGCTTTCAGGGGGCGAGAGCCAGAATTAGATGCGCTATTGCGTCACAATGGCATGGGAATGGTATAA
- a CDS encoding aspartate carbamoyltransferase catalytic subunit — translation MVNRNPQLDENGALQHLLTTEGLPLSMLLHILDTAESFVGVTERDVKKIPLLRGKSIFNLFFESSTRTRTTFEIAAKRLSADVINLNIAVSAQSKGETLLDTVDNLSAMNADMFVVRHAQSGAAHLIAKHVRSDIHVINAGDGSHAHPTQALLDMFTIRRYKHDFRNLRVAIIGDILHSRVARSQIHALTTLGVPEVRVIAPKTLLPKMVERLGVHVYHDMATGLKDVDVLMMLRLQNERMKGANLPSAEEYFKYYGLTVDKLSLARRDAIVMHPGPMNRGVEIDSAVADGKQSVILPQVTFGIAVRMAVMSILTGN, via the coding sequence ATGGTCAATAGAAATCCGCAGCTGGATGAAAACGGCGCGTTGCAGCATTTATTGACAACGGAAGGTTTGCCGTTGTCTATGCTGCTGCATATTCTGGATACAGCCGAATCTTTTGTGGGAGTTACTGAGCGTGATGTCAAGAAAATACCATTGCTGCGCGGTAAGTCGATATTCAATCTTTTCTTTGAATCAAGTACGCGTACACGAACCACGTTTGAAATTGCTGCCAAACGTTTGTCAGCTGATGTCATCAATTTAAATATTGCTGTTTCTGCACAATCCAAGGGTGAAACCCTGTTGGATACTGTGGACAATCTTTCTGCGATGAATGCTGATATGTTTGTGGTGCGGCATGCGCAAAGTGGCGCTGCTCACTTGATTGCAAAACATGTCCGCTCAGATATTCATGTCATCAATGCTGGGGATGGAAGCCATGCACATCCTACTCAAGCTTTGTTGGATATGTTTACGATACGGCGTTACAAGCATGATTTTCGCAACTTACGTGTTGCCATTATCGGTGACATATTGCATTCCCGAGTAGCGCGGTCTCAGATTCACGCATTAACCACATTGGGTGTCCCAGAAGTGCGCGTTATTGCACCGAAAACTTTGCTACCTAAGATGGTGGAACGCCTTGGTGTGCACGTTTATCACGATATGGCAACCGGCCTAAAAGATGTTGATGTATTGATGATGTTGCGTTTGCAAAATGAGCGGATGAAAGGTGCAAACTTACCTAGTGCGGAGGAATATTTTAAATATTATGGGCTGACTGTGGACAAGCTGTCACTTGCTCGGCGCGATGCAATAGTGATGCATCCTGGGCCAATGAATCGTGGCGTAGAGATCGATTCAGCAGTTGCAGATGGTAAACAATCGGTAATTCTGCCTCAAGTGACATTTGGCATTGCAGTGCGTATGGCTGTGATGTCAATCTTAACAGGCAATTAA
- a CDS encoding dihydroorotase: MKIHIKNGRFIDPKNDIDSVQDIFIAKGKVVGIGETPAEFQASRIIDAQSLVVCPGLVDLSVRLREPGLEYKATLESEMSAAVAGGVTSIACPPDTDPPLDEPGLVEMLKHRAKNLNQAHVYPIGALTQGLKGERLTEMAELNDAGCVVFGQPDGLLPNLRVLMQAMRYASTFDFSVWLRPQEISLTGDGVAHDGEVATRLGLLTIPVCAETIAISNIILLTKETGVKVHLCRISSAEGLAMICAAKQQGLPITCDVTINHLHLSDMDIGFFDSNCHLMPPLRGSYDRDALRQGLLNGAIDAVCSDHAPVDEDAKLLPFGQSEIGATGVELLLPLTLKWGTEMRLSLPKILAKITSDPAGILGIEAGHLSIGSAADICIFDPDHYWKVTSSAILSQGKNTPFMGMELPGGIKYTLVNGHIVYEH; the protein is encoded by the coding sequence ATGAAAATTCATATCAAAAATGGAAGATTCATTGATCCAAAGAATGATATTGATTCTGTACAGGATATTTTTATTGCTAAGGGCAAAGTTGTCGGGATAGGTGAAACTCCTGCTGAGTTTCAGGCAAGCCGTATAATCGATGCTCAATCGTTGGTTGTATGCCCGGGTTTGGTCGATTTATCCGTGCGTTTGCGCGAACCAGGATTAGAATATAAAGCGACTTTAGAATCTGAGATGAGTGCGGCCGTTGCCGGCGGCGTAACGAGCATTGCGTGTCCTCCAGATACGGATCCACCGCTGGATGAACCAGGTTTGGTAGAAATGTTGAAACATCGCGCTAAGAATCTGAATCAAGCGCATGTCTATCCCATTGGTGCGCTTACTCAAGGATTGAAGGGCGAGCGATTGACTGAAATGGCGGAATTGAACGATGCTGGGTGTGTGGTTTTTGGTCAACCGGATGGTTTGTTACCAAACCTTCGGGTGCTCATGCAGGCTATGCGGTATGCATCTACATTTGATTTTAGCGTGTGGTTGCGTCCTCAAGAAATCAGTTTGACTGGCGATGGTGTAGCGCATGATGGTGAGGTCGCGACCCGATTAGGATTACTTACAATCCCCGTTTGTGCAGAGACAATTGCTATTTCCAACATTATATTATTAACAAAAGAAACGGGAGTTAAAGTACATCTGTGCCGAATTTCTAGTGCTGAAGGGCTGGCGATGATTTGTGCTGCCAAGCAACAGGGTTTGCCAATAACCTGTGATGTGACGATTAATCATCTCCATTTGTCAGATATGGATATTGGTTTCTTTGATTCCAACTGTCATTTAATGCCACCACTGCGTGGTTCTTATGATCGCGATGCGTTGCGACAGGGTCTGCTGAATGGTGCGATTGACGCGGTTTGTTCCGATCATGCGCCGGTAGACGAAGACGCCAAACTGTTGCCATTTGGTCAGTCTGAGATCGGAGCTACTGGCGTAGAGCTATTGCTGCCCTTGACATTAAAATGGGGGACAGAAATGCGTTTGTCTTTGCCGAAGATTTTAGCAAAGATTACTTCGGATCCGGCGGGTATTCTAGGCATTGAGGCAGGGCATTTGTCCATCGGTAGTGCAGCTGATATTTGTATTTTTGATCCTGATCATTACTGGAAAGTGACATCTTCGGCCATTCTGAGTCAAGGCAAAAACACACCTTTTATGGGTATGGAATTACCGGGTGGAATTAAATATACTCTGGTGAATGGTCATATTGTCTATGAACATTGA
- a CDS encoding VacJ family lipoprotein: MINIIHSKVVAILLIGLFLTGCASTKLNNDDGPYDPLEPMNRAVFDFNEMVDNNVFEPVAKGYKKIMPDPLELMVGNFFSNLNDVVVLTNSVLQLNYESALASSARLLINTTFGIFGLIDIASDISAASDVNLSKRNEDFGQTLGRYGIGSGPYVVLPFLGPSSVRDTFGIAVDSFFVDPVTQGVTGVFMHNVDYINSAAVRFPIATARAVNTRAQLLDIEKTLEEAALDKYEFMRDAYLQRRTSLVNNNSEEK; the protein is encoded by the coding sequence ATGATTAATATTATTCATTCCAAAGTTGTCGCTATTCTGTTGATTGGCTTATTTTTAACCGGCTGTGCTTCCACAAAATTGAATAACGACGATGGTCCTTATGATCCTCTAGAACCAATGAATCGTGCAGTTTTTGATTTTAATGAAATGGTTGATAATAATGTATTCGAGCCAGTTGCTAAAGGTTATAAAAAAATTATGCCTGATCCCCTCGAGTTGATGGTAGGGAACTTTTTTTCAAACCTTAATGATGTAGTGGTACTAACTAACTCTGTTCTGCAATTAAATTACGAGAGCGCACTTGCTAGTAGTGCACGATTACTTATCAATACCACCTTTGGTATTTTTGGTTTGATTGATATTGCAAGCGATATAAGTGCAGCCAGTGATGTTAATCTCAGCAAACGAAATGAAGATTTTGGCCAAACCTTGGGTCGCTATGGAATTGGTAGCGGACCTTACGTGGTGCTTCCTTTCTTGGGACCGAGTTCGGTTCGCGATACTTTTGGTATTGCTGTTGACAGTTTCTTTGTCGATCCTGTCACACAAGGAGTAACAGGGGTTTTTATGCATAATGTGGACTACATTAATTCTGCTGCTGTGCGCTTTCCGATAGCAACAGCGAGGGCTGTAAATACACGTGCGCAGCTACTGGATATTGAGAAAACCCTGGAGGAGGCTGCGTTGGATAAATATGAATTTATGCGCGATGCATATTTACAAAGACGCACTAGCTTGGTGAATAACAACAGTGAAGAAAAATAG
- the ruvX gene encoding Holliday junction resolvase RuvX, translated as MIEHLSKKRQISQPIRQFSDGSILAFDFGKKRIGVAIGNTALGVAHPLITIDSEVTNKRFVMIAQLINTWQPVLFVVGLPLHSNGVVHELTQLSERFARRLVGRFNIPVVMQDERYTSQTASTILREAGVVGREQKSVLDQIAAQQILQSFFDEQHAITRR; from the coding sequence ATGATAGAACATTTATCGAAAAAGCGGCAGATAAGTCAGCCGATAAGGCAATTTTCTGATGGATCTATTTTAGCCTTTGATTTTGGAAAAAAGCGAATAGGAGTGGCTATTGGCAATACTGCATTAGGTGTAGCGCATCCCCTTATTACAATTGATAGTGAAGTGACAAATAAGCGTTTTGTAATGATTGCTCAATTAATCAATACCTGGCAACCGGTATTATTTGTGGTGGGCTTGCCGTTACATAGTAATGGAGTCGTACATGAATTAACTCAGTTAAGTGAGCGTTTTGCGCGGCGCCTGGTGGGGCGCTTTAACATTCCAGTCGTAATGCAAGATGAGCGTTATACTAGCCAAACGGCCAGCACTATTTTACGTGAAGCCGGTGTCGTTGGCAGGGAACAAAAGTCAGTATTGGATCAAATAGCCGCACAACAAATACTTCAATCATTTTTTGACGAGCAGCATGCAATTACCAGACGCTGA
- a CDS encoding NAD(P)/FAD-dependent oxidoreductase, with protein MRNSVVIVGSGLAGYGVAREIRKLNSELPIEIFSADHGGFYSKPMLSNALSSGKSPDSILNGDAAKMASQLKISIRPFCRVTLIDQERHTITLSDGEKIIYGQLVLALGADQVRLPLSGDGAEGILTVNDLDDYKKFRDALIGRARVCIIGAGLIGCEFANDLVASGYRVDVIDIGAQPLGRLLPPEGGAFIQKKLEEAGVFFHLSTTTQAVDQIQQGRFRLTLANGESIESDIVLSAVGLNPRTQLAAAAGIQVNRGIVVNRLLRTYCADIYALGDCAEVEGKVLPFVMPITHAAKALAATLTGNPTQIHYPAMPVIVKTPSCPTVISPPDFSIKGKWNVETEEDGVKALYQNDTGNILGYALLGSATKEKNNLTSQLPAVLN; from the coding sequence ATGAGAAATTCAGTGGTGATTGTGGGTAGTGGTTTGGCTGGTTATGGCGTGGCGCGCGAAATACGCAAGCTTAATTCAGAGCTGCCGATTGAAATATTTTCAGCTGATCATGGCGGTTTTTATTCCAAGCCCATGTTATCTAATGCACTATCATCTGGAAAAAGTCCTGATTCTATTTTGAATGGAGATGCTGCTAAGATGGCATCGCAGTTAAAGATTTCCATTCGTCCCTTTTGCCGGGTTACTTTGATAGATCAAGAGAGGCATACGATAACTTTGTCTGATGGCGAAAAAATAATTTACGGACAGCTGGTTTTAGCACTGGGTGCAGACCAAGTGCGTTTGCCATTGTCAGGAGATGGTGCAGAGGGGATATTAACTGTCAATGATCTTGATGATTATAAGAAATTCCGGGACGCTTTGATTGGTCGGGCGAGAGTTTGTATCATAGGAGCAGGTCTGATTGGTTGTGAATTTGCGAATGATTTGGTAGCGAGTGGCTATCGAGTCGATGTGATTGATATTGGCGCGCAACCGCTTGGTCGTTTGTTGCCTCCAGAAGGGGGAGCATTTATACAAAAGAAACTGGAAGAGGCTGGTGTATTTTTTCATTTAAGCACAACAACCCAGGCGGTAGATCAAATACAGCAAGGAAGGTTTCGTTTGACGTTAGCCAATGGCGAATCAATCGAGTCTGATATTGTATTGTCAGCAGTTGGATTAAATCCGCGCACGCAACTTGCCGCCGCAGCGGGTATTCAAGTTAACCGTGGCATCGTTGTGAACCGTTTGCTGCGGACTTATTGTGCCGATATTTATGCATTGGGCGATTGTGCGGAAGTTGAAGGAAAAGTGCTACCATTTGTAATGCCTATTACGCATGCTGCGAAAGCTTTAGCTGCAACACTTACCGGTAATCCCACTCAGATTCATTATCCGGCAATGCCGGTAATTGTAAAAACTCCATCCTGTCCAACAGTAATCTCACCACCGGATTTTAGTATCAAAGGTAAGTGGAATGTTGAAACAGAAGAAGATGGTGTTAAAGCACTTTATCAAAATGACACAGGAAATATACTTGGATATGCATTATTGGGCTCAGCAACCAAGGAAAAAAATAACTTGACTTCACAATTACCTGCAGTATTGAATTGA
- the coq7 gene encoding 2-polyprenyl-3-methyl-6-methoxy-1,4-benzoquinone monooxygenase, which yields MMNVDKLIIGVDSALRTLLTSAQTARPVPGNELPEAVLTDVEKRLSCALMRVNHVGEVCAQALYQGQGLTARNEVVQQTLLRAAREETEHLAWTERRIAELGGRKSVLNPFWYGGSFAIGMFAGMLGDKWNLGFLAETEQQVGAHLSSHLQRLPDNDEKSRAIVKQMEIDEAGHATMALSHGGVELPLPVKVAMKLGSKVMTQTAYWI from the coding sequence ATGATGAATGTTGATAAGCTTATTATTGGTGTTGATAGTGCCTTGCGTACTTTGTTAACTTCAGCTCAGACGGCACGACCTGTTCCTGGTAACGAGTTGCCAGAAGCGGTTCTGACGGATGTTGAGAAACGATTGTCCTGTGCGTTGATGCGAGTGAATCATGTGGGTGAAGTATGCGCACAAGCTTTGTATCAGGGGCAGGGACTAACGGCACGGAATGAGGTGGTGCAGCAAACATTGTTACGAGCTGCTCGTGAAGAAACAGAGCATCTGGCGTGGACTGAACGTCGCATCGCTGAGCTGGGCGGGCGTAAAAGCGTACTCAATCCATTTTGGTATGGTGGATCTTTTGCTATAGGAATGTTCGCGGGAATGCTGGGAGATAAATGGAATCTTGGTTTTCTTGCCGAGACGGAACAGCAGGTAGGGGCTCATTTATCCAGTCATTTACAGAGATTGCCCGATAATGACGAAAAAAGTCGCGCTATAGTAAAACAAATGGAAATTGATGAAGCTGGTCATGCAACGATGGCATTGTCGCATGGAGGGGTGGAGTTACCTCTGCCAGTAAAGGTTGCTATGAAACTAGGATCAAAAGTGATGACTCAAACTGCATATTGGATTTAA
- a CDS encoding YciI family protein codes for MLYAINAEDVPNSLEKRILVRSEHLTRIKGLQEAGRLILAGPYPAIDSQDPGPLGFSGSLIVAEFESLEAAQAWINEDPYVSVGVYQRVTVKPFKKVLPE; via the coding sequence ATGCTATATGCTATAAATGCAGAAGATGTACCCAATAGTTTAGAGAAAAGAATATTAGTCCGATCAGAACATTTAACAAGAATCAAGGGATTGCAGGAAGCCGGTCGACTAATTTTAGCAGGGCCATATCCTGCAATCGATAGTCAAGATCCAGGCCCACTCGGTTTCTCGGGTAGTCTGATAGTGGCAGAATTTGAATCTCTGGAGGCTGCCCAAGCTTGGATTAATGAAGATCCCTATGTTAGTGTAGGCGTTTATCAAAGAGTAACTGTAAAACCTTTTAAAAAAGTTTTACCCGAATAA
- a CDS encoding YqgE/AlgH family protein — MKNVNLTHHFLIAMPAMVDSIFSKTLTYVCEHNEQGALGIVINRPTDMTLVNLFRQLSISSTDLLAESTPVLFGGPVQLDCGFVLHRPVGSWQSTLSVNQEVGLTTSMDILKAIANAEGPSQALIAMGYAGWAAGQIEHELAQNAWLTVPASIDVIFELPSEERLPAAMQLLGINDYANLSNEVGHA, encoded by the coding sequence ATGAAAAATGTTAATTTGACACATCATTTCTTAATTGCGATGCCGGCAATGGTGGATTCAATATTTTCTAAAACACTGACCTATGTTTGCGAACATAACGAGCAAGGAGCATTGGGAATTGTCATAAATCGGCCAACAGATATGACATTGGTCAATCTTTTTAGGCAATTGAGTATTTCATCAACAGACTTGCTTGCTGAGTCAACTCCAGTGTTATTTGGCGGACCTGTACAATTGGATTGTGGATTTGTTTTGCACCGTCCAGTAGGTAGTTGGCAATCAACATTGAGCGTGAATCAAGAAGTTGGTTTGACCACATCGATGGATATTTTAAAAGCTATCGCCAATGCCGAAGGACCGAGCCAAGCTTTGATTGCGATGGGATATGCCGGCTGGGCAGCGGGTCAAATTGAACATGAACTGGCCCAGAACGCATGGTTGACTGTGCCAGCTTCAATAGATGTGATATTTGAGCTCCCTTCTGAAGAAAGACTTCCTGCTGCAATGCAGCTGCTGGGGATTAACGATTATGCAAATCTATCCAATGAAGTGGGGCATGCTTAA
- a CDS encoding septation protein A: MKFFFDIFPVILFFLTFKLYDIFIATAVAIVAAIAQIGWLWLRKQQIEKLMWINLATIVILGGTTLLAQDEIFIKWKPTVLYWLIASVLLVSSLVFGKNIIELILKKQMILPAAIWEKLNLSWTVFFLLMGGINLYVAFSFSVDIWVTFKLFGATGMMLVFIILQVMVLGKYLKPIPERILTVNEQDNQIEKIDNKNGKKQ, translated from the coding sequence ATGAAGTTTTTCTTCGATATTTTTCCAGTAATATTATTTTTTCTAACTTTTAAACTGTATGATATTTTTATAGCAACTGCTGTTGCGATAGTAGCGGCTATTGCACAAATTGGCTGGCTTTGGTTACGAAAGCAGCAAATAGAAAAGCTGATGTGGATAAATCTGGCGACTATCGTGATTTTGGGTGGAACTACATTATTAGCTCAGGATGAAATATTCATTAAATGGAAACCGACAGTTCTATATTGGTTGATCGCATCTGTTTTACTGGTATCGAGTTTGGTATTTGGAAAAAATATAATCGAATTAATACTTAAAAAACAAATGATCTTGCCTGCGGCAATATGGGAGAAACTTAATCTGAGCTGGACAGTTTTTTTTCTATTAATGGGAGGGATTAATCTCTATGTTGCTTTTAGCTTCTCAGTAGATATCTGGGTTACATTTAAGCTATTCGGTGCTACGGGAATGATGCTGGTGTTTATAATTTTGCAAGTGATGGTATTAGGAAAATACTTGAAGCCAATACCTGAAAGAATTTTGACTGTAAATGAACAAGATAATCAGATTGAAAAAATCGACAATAAGAATGGAAAGAAACAGTGA
- the pyrR gene encoding bifunctional pyr operon transcriptional regulator/uracil phosphoribosyltransferase PyrR — protein sequence MQLPDAEKVFNNLARKIRTDSNKDYALVGIRTGGVWLAERLHQELAITKPLGILSVSFYRDDFDKIGLHTQIKPSEIPFEVEGAHILLVDDVLNTGRTVRAAINELFDYGRPASIILAALIDRGGRELPIAAQYIGVELELPEEKMLELKRNQSGKLSLNLYNKDSP from the coding sequence ATGCAATTACCAGACGCTGAAAAAGTTTTCAATAATCTTGCAAGAAAAATACGAACTGATAGCAATAAGGATTATGCCCTTGTTGGTATTCGTACAGGCGGAGTATGGCTAGCGGAGCGTTTGCACCAGGAGTTAGCGATCACAAAGCCGCTTGGTATCTTGAGTGTATCTTTTTATCGCGATGATTTCGATAAGATTGGGTTGCATACACAAATTAAGCCGTCAGAGATTCCTTTTGAAGTGGAGGGAGCGCATATTCTTCTGGTCGATGACGTGCTGAACACGGGGCGCACCGTGCGTGCAGCGATCAATGAGTTGTTTGATTACGGGCGGCCGGCATCGATTATTTTGGCGGCTTTAATTGATCGTGGCGGGCGGGAATTGCCGATCGCAGCTCAATATATTGGCGTTGAGCTTGAGTTGCCAGAAGAAAAAATGTTGGAATTGAAGCGGAATCAAAGTGGAAAATTAAGCCTAAATTTATATAATAAAGATTCTCCGTAA